A genome region from Alicyclobacillus acidocaldarius subsp. acidocaldarius DSM 446 includes the following:
- a CDS encoding SDR family NAD(P)-dependent oxidoreductase, whose translation MRDMEGRVAIVTGGAGGIGSATARRLVERGVRVVVADRDEAGARRVADEIQAACGEAEGMFVDVTDEASVNALVDAAVARFSRLDIMFNNAGVFGDGARNFLDDPPEEYFRVVSINQHGVFYGMRAAARHMRQAGTGGVIINTASIYAFIADRNQLPYHASKAAVVAMTKAAALDLARYNIRVVAVAPGMVNTGLVDNWRQDERVWNTIQRAHMRRRMAEPDEIARVVAFLASDDARFINGHAICVDDGALSFKR comes from the coding sequence ATGAGGGACATGGAGGGCCGCGTGGCCATCGTGACGGGCGGCGCGGGCGGCATCGGCAGCGCCACGGCGCGCCGTTTGGTCGAGCGCGGCGTGCGCGTCGTGGTGGCGGATCGCGACGAGGCGGGGGCGCGGCGCGTCGCCGACGAGATCCAGGCGGCGTGCGGCGAGGCGGAAGGGATGTTCGTCGACGTCACGGACGAGGCGAGCGTGAACGCGCTCGTCGACGCGGCGGTGGCGCGATTCTCCCGTCTCGACATCATGTTCAACAACGCCGGCGTGTTTGGCGACGGCGCGCGAAACTTCCTCGACGATCCGCCGGAGGAGTACTTCCGCGTCGTATCCATCAACCAGCACGGCGTCTTTTATGGCATGCGTGCGGCGGCGCGCCACATGCGGCAGGCAGGTACGGGCGGCGTCATCATCAACACGGCGTCCATTTACGCGTTCATCGCGGATCGGAATCAGCTCCCGTACCACGCGAGCAAAGCGGCGGTCGTGGCCATGACGAAGGCGGCGGCGCTCGATCTCGCCCGCTACAACATCCGCGTTGTCGCGGTGGCGCCGGGGATGGTGAACACGGGCCTCGTCGACAACTGGCGGCAGGACGAGCGCGTGTGGAACACGATTCAGCGGGCGCACATGCGCCGGCGCATGGCGGAGCCGGACGAGATCGCCCGCGTGGTGGCCTTTTTGGCGTCGGACGACGCGCGATTCATCAATGGGCACGCCATCTGCGTGGACGACGGCGCGCTGTCGTTCAAGAGGTGA
- a CDS encoding sirohydrochlorin chelatase, producing the protein MIRGEGKVLFIGHGTRLQDGMHMWHRFVDDVAERAGLCEGDVAGAFVEIARPDVTEALVQLAETGVRRVHMVPLLLFSAGHMRVDLPEAVARAEERVGRLQLTWSQPFGDEPAFIDVAVDRARELVARMPEGAGVVLVGRGNRDEDAQRAFAGVAANVASRIGAPLVHGYLAGTGRSLEGALEELWRMGCRHIAVVPYLWFPGLLTEGLSERVNRWRGERRISLQVAAPLGRDPRLVALVAERARQGVAHGLGAGSSA; encoded by the coding sequence ATGATACGCGGAGAGGGCAAGGTTCTGTTCATCGGCCACGGGACGAGGCTTCAAGACGGGATGCACATGTGGCACCGGTTTGTGGACGATGTTGCGGAGCGCGCGGGGCTCTGCGAAGGGGATGTCGCGGGCGCGTTCGTCGAGATCGCCCGGCCGGATGTGACGGAGGCGCTCGTCCAGCTGGCCGAGACGGGCGTGCGGCGCGTGCACATGGTGCCGCTCCTTCTCTTCTCCGCGGGGCACATGCGTGTGGATCTTCCGGAAGCTGTGGCGCGCGCGGAGGAACGGGTGGGGCGGCTGCAGCTCACGTGGAGCCAGCCGTTCGGGGACGAACCGGCGTTCATCGACGTGGCGGTGGATCGCGCCCGGGAGCTTGTCGCGCGCATGCCGGAGGGGGCTGGTGTCGTCCTGGTCGGACGGGGCAATCGCGACGAGGACGCGCAGCGCGCGTTTGCGGGCGTGGCGGCGAACGTGGCAAGCCGGATCGGCGCGCCGCTTGTCCACGGCTACCTGGCCGGCACGGGTCGCTCGCTGGAAGGGGCGCTCGAAGAATTGTGGCGCATGGGCTGCCGGCACATCGCCGTCGTGCCGTATCTTTGGTTTCCGGGGCTCCTCACGGAGGGACTTTCGGAGCGGGTGAACCGATGGCGGGGAGAGAGGCGCATCTCGCTTCAGGTCGCGGCGCCGCTCGGGCGAGATCCGCGGCTGGTGGCGCTCGTGGCCGAGCGGGCGCGCCAAGGAGTGGCGCACGGGCTCGGAGCCGGCAGCTCGGCGTGA
- a CDS encoding HAD family hydrolase, protein MHQDPYVRIGRAKLFIFDLDGTVYAETEHFEAYARELASFLPEARREAFLEDARRALLHEGHAFYGHAFSRETGERVDVAEEDRPDRAYLHVDDPWGLLQVVAIRHGIGPRERDEAFLRTRDFMAGPFPMQPLGGLREAMEEIRARGGHVVLATNSPEPDSRAILRKLNLEDVIEDFVFRAVKPYRTEEHFRKWLEKYGVAPERAVSIGDHYRNEMRPAIRLGMLTIYIDRYIGRERPDVTLRLTHPGELGDVLMTCLRRAEEAEA, encoded by the coding sequence GTGCATCAGGACCCTTACGTCCGCATCGGGCGTGCCAAGCTCTTCATCTTCGATCTCGACGGCACTGTGTACGCCGAGACGGAGCACTTTGAGGCGTATGCGCGCGAACTGGCGTCGTTTCTGCCGGAAGCGAGGCGAGAGGCGTTCCTCGAGGACGCCCGCCGGGCGCTTCTCCACGAGGGTCATGCGTTTTACGGACACGCGTTTTCGCGCGAGACGGGCGAGCGGGTGGACGTCGCCGAGGAGGACAGGCCGGATCGGGCGTATCTGCACGTGGATGATCCGTGGGGACTCCTGCAGGTGGTGGCGATTCGGCACGGGATTGGCCCGCGCGAGCGAGACGAGGCGTTTTTGCGCACGCGCGACTTCATGGCGGGCCCGTTTCCCATGCAGCCGCTCGGAGGGCTGCGGGAGGCCATGGAGGAGATCCGGGCGCGCGGCGGCCACGTGGTGCTCGCCACCAACAGCCCGGAGCCGGACAGCCGCGCGATTCTGCGCAAGCTGAACCTGGAAGACGTGATCGAGGACTTCGTGTTTCGGGCGGTGAAACCGTACCGAACGGAGGAGCACTTCCGCAAATGGCTGGAGAAGTATGGCGTGGCACCCGAGCGGGCGGTGTCGATTGGGGATCACTACCGGAACGAGATGCGTCCGGCCATCCGCCTGGGGATGCTGACCATCTACATCGATCGGTACATCGGCCGCGAGCGGCCGGACGTGACCCTTCGGCTGACGCACCCGGGGGAATTGGGGGACGTGCTCATGACCTGCCTCAGGCGAGCCGAGGAAGCCGAGGCGTGA
- a CDS encoding aldo/keto reductase encodes MEYREFGRTGMRVSALGFGGSEIRGSDVATVERLLASALDAGLNVIDTGECYGDSEELIGRAVGHRRSEYFLFTKCGHRSGLETPDWAPETIRASIDRSLKRLRTDYVDLMQLHSCSVEVLKEGSVIEELQKAKEAGKIRFLGYSGDNEAAKYAVELGVFDSLQTSVNVADQSAIDEVIPLAAARGMGVIAKRPVANVAWRYQEKPDVDYYVEYWRRLRELNFPFTERPLSEAVGVALRFTLSVPGVTTAIVGTQNPGRWQENARYVDEGPLPKEEFDAIREAWRRVAQPDWVGQT; translated from the coding sequence ATGGAATATCGCGAGTTTGGACGCACGGGCATGCGCGTGAGCGCGCTGGGATTTGGCGGATCGGAGATTCGCGGTTCGGACGTCGCGACGGTGGAGCGCCTGCTCGCGAGCGCGCTCGACGCGGGGCTGAATGTGATCGACACGGGCGAGTGTTACGGGGACAGCGAGGAACTCATCGGCCGGGCGGTGGGCCACCGCCGCAGCGAGTACTTCCTGTTCACGAAGTGCGGCCACCGTTCGGGACTCGAGACCCCGGACTGGGCGCCGGAGACCATTCGCGCGAGCATCGACCGGAGCCTGAAGCGATTGCGCACGGACTACGTGGACCTGATGCAGCTCCACAGCTGCTCGGTCGAGGTGCTGAAGGAGGGCAGCGTGATCGAGGAGCTGCAGAAGGCGAAGGAGGCGGGCAAGATCCGCTTCCTCGGCTACAGCGGCGACAATGAGGCGGCGAAGTACGCCGTGGAACTCGGCGTGTTCGACAGCCTGCAGACGTCGGTCAACGTGGCGGATCAGAGTGCCATCGACGAGGTCATTCCCCTCGCCGCCGCGCGCGGGATGGGGGTCATCGCCAAGCGGCCGGTGGCGAACGTGGCGTGGCGATATCAGGAGAAGCCGGACGTGGATTATTACGTCGAGTATTGGCGCAGGCTCAGGGAACTGAACTTCCCCTTCACCGAGCGGCCGCTCAGCGAGGCGGTGGGCGTGGCGCTCCGCTTCACGCTCTCTGTGCCGGGCGTGACGACGGCCATCGTGGGGACGCAGAATCCGGGAAGGTGGCAGGAGAACGCGCGCTACGTGGACGAGGGGCCGCTGCCGAAGGAGGAATTTGACGCCATCCGCGAGGCGTGGCGGCGCGTCGCGCAGCCTGACTGGGTGGGACAGACCTGA
- a CDS encoding methyl-accepting chemotaxis protein: MEKTSETLHAGPRGGSASERAVRVSLRVKMIVVVIVSLAVSVPISDAINAAIRRAVPDSQYGIYVNSAVSVIVSAALLLVAIQILVIRPLGRLVRAVQDVAAGNLAARVAVETQDEMGLLARELNAATAAMQEVIRELARTSGDLAAASQELAASAEETGKAAEQIALTIQDVSAGVQRQDARIARSTDVFQLLSRGMDDMSARFRGASEATAQAREAARDGGEHVAQALAQMASVEGAFEHLAQAVRSFASRSQEVGAIVEVMTRIAKQTHLLALNAAIEAARAGEAGRGFSVVASEIRKLAEQSADSSKQIAALVAAIQADMENAAARMASSREQVEAGKASFEAVGASFARIRQAVERVDEELQGVLTFVNRLGRASAQLREGVDEIAQVSAQTSAGMETVAAATEEQLASMQEMTASAAALAQMAESLQRMVASFRLEA; this comes from the coding sequence TTGGAGAAGACATCGGAAACGTTGCATGCAGGGCCTCGGGGCGGTTCGGCAAGCGAAAGGGCGGTGCGCGTCAGCCTGCGCGTGAAGATGATCGTCGTCGTGATCGTCAGCCTCGCGGTGAGCGTCCCCATCTCGGACGCCATCAACGCCGCGATTCGCCGGGCGGTGCCGGACAGCCAATACGGGATCTACGTGAATAGCGCGGTGAGCGTCATTGTCTCGGCTGCGCTGTTGCTCGTGGCGATTCAGATCCTCGTCATCCGGCCGCTCGGCCGGCTGGTGCGCGCGGTGCAGGACGTGGCGGCGGGCAATCTCGCGGCGCGCGTCGCCGTCGAGACCCAGGATGAGATGGGGCTTCTCGCCCGCGAGCTGAACGCCGCCACCGCCGCCATGCAGGAGGTCATCCGCGAGCTCGCGCGCACGTCGGGCGATCTCGCCGCGGCAAGCCAGGAACTCGCGGCGAGCGCGGAGGAGACGGGCAAGGCGGCGGAACAGATTGCGCTCACCATCCAGGACGTGTCGGCCGGCGTGCAGCGGCAGGACGCGCGCATCGCCCGCTCCACTGACGTGTTCCAGCTCCTCTCCCGCGGGATGGACGACATGTCGGCCCGGTTCCGGGGCGCCAGCGAGGCGACGGCTCAGGCGCGGGAGGCAGCGCGGGACGGTGGAGAGCACGTGGCGCAGGCGCTTGCGCAGATGGCCTCCGTCGAAGGCGCGTTTGAGCATCTCGCGCAGGCCGTGCGGAGCTTCGCGTCGAGATCGCAGGAAGTGGGCGCGATTGTGGAGGTCATGACCCGCATCGCCAAGCAGACGCACCTTTTGGCGCTGAACGCGGCCATCGAAGCGGCGCGCGCGGGCGAGGCGGGGCGCGGGTTTTCGGTGGTGGCGTCGGAAATCCGGAAGCTGGCGGAGCAGTCGGCCGACTCGTCGAAGCAGATTGCGGCGCTGGTGGCCGCGATTCAGGCCGACATGGAGAACGCGGCGGCGCGCATGGCCTCCTCGCGCGAGCAGGTCGAGGCGGGCAAGGCATCGTTCGAAGCGGTGGGCGCGTCGTTCGCGCGCATCCGCCAGGCGGTGGAGCGCGTGGACGAGGAACTGCAGGGCGTGCTGACGTTCGTCAACCGCCTGGGCCGGGCGTCCGCGCAGCTGCGCGAGGGCGTGGACGAGATTGCGCAGGTGTCGGCACAGACGAGCGCGGGCATGGAGACCGTGGCGGCCGCGACGGAGGAGCAACTCGCCTCCATGCAGGAGATGACGGCCTCCGCGGCCGCGCTCGCGCAGATGGCCGAGTCGCTGCAGCGCATGGTGGCGAGCTTTCGCCTCGAGGCGTGA
- a CDS encoding sialidase family protein — MRRLIWFGAACSACGMLAAGCGAQGVSAENAPGSLPGSLAAGANAHGTAAKGTGVTADAGSSSMERTLASRGEFAVLGDPRWAPARVTQVVSPSFVGAVGFAALDGPSSSAIIESAAGKPWHVVSELPGQVVAISFSSPSDGAAITVLRGKASPNMAEGPAAYRIWQTRDAGASWRAVWQLTAPPADEMPAATPVLALFGATGYAAVSGQLLRSVDGGATWARVPLQDAVLDAAFPSPARVWLSEVSPQVFRAGNHPAPVVIAESVDGGRTFHTVLTGPSVVPWQANLAMTASGVGVWVVKDLGSWETRVLWTTNGWASWREDMPQVYQGRIAQSVPVLDGDVAYIGLCPGAAPFPGGVTSFDLRTGQASTLATVPYWYSVSLARGPSGTWYAAPSSSEPTGLYESAQGLGAWHRVAPAAPPDVQVIADPALGSARSPMLFGIDGDLFQGTVEESADGGASWRVLARIPRQTPIAVAAGPGKRLAVAAVDASGGNGPLHLWVSRDGGQHWTELGAADLPGSVVQSLMPFGPSDAALSVTADGYLLAIAAMPKDLELASRDGVHWSTVRSVPNDDLALAPAFDGGTVWWLDNHLIRPGGKANGKDTGPVLQPVLTASPAGGNAERTVSLPEGYDALAMAWAGSRGMVVCASSANMDPSRGLTLFVTSDGGATWTARHLAPGLQPKLPGEVVSLALSGDDFGALLADGGLLVTRDGGWTWAYAPGGG, encoded by the coding sequence ATGCGCCGTTTGATTTGGTTTGGCGCCGCCTGCAGCGCGTGCGGAATGCTCGCGGCGGGCTGCGGAGCGCAAGGCGTTTCGGCCGAGAACGCGCCAGGCTCTTTGCCAGGCTCTTTGGCCGCAGGGGCGAACGCGCACGGGACGGCTGCCAAGGGGACGGGGGTCACGGCGGATGCGGGCAGCTCGAGCATGGAGCGTACGCTTGCGAGCCGCGGGGAATTTGCGGTACTTGGTGATCCTAGGTGGGCACCAGCTCGCGTCACCCAGGTCGTCTCGCCGAGCTTCGTCGGCGCCGTTGGATTTGCGGCGCTCGATGGACCGTCTTCGAGCGCCATCATCGAAAGCGCCGCCGGCAAGCCATGGCACGTGGTGAGCGAGCTTCCCGGGCAGGTCGTCGCCATCTCGTTCTCGAGCCCGTCGGACGGAGCCGCCATCACCGTCCTGCGCGGAAAGGCGAGCCCCAACATGGCGGAGGGGCCGGCCGCGTACCGCATCTGGCAGACGCGAGACGCCGGCGCGTCGTGGCGGGCCGTTTGGCAGCTCACGGCGCCGCCAGCCGACGAGATGCCCGCGGCGACGCCAGTCCTGGCGCTGTTTGGAGCGACCGGCTATGCGGCGGTGAGCGGCCAACTGCTGCGCTCGGTGGACGGCGGCGCGACCTGGGCGCGGGTGCCGCTCCAGGACGCGGTGCTCGACGCCGCCTTCCCATCGCCGGCGCGGGTTTGGCTGAGCGAGGTATCACCGCAGGTGTTTCGGGCGGGCAATCACCCCGCGCCTGTCGTGATCGCCGAGAGTGTCGACGGGGGGCGCACGTTTCACACCGTGTTGACAGGGCCGAGTGTCGTGCCGTGGCAGGCGAATCTCGCCATGACCGCAAGCGGCGTCGGCGTGTGGGTGGTCAAGGATCTCGGCAGTTGGGAGACGCGGGTGCTTTGGACCACGAACGGGTGGGCGTCGTGGCGCGAGGACATGCCGCAAGTGTACCAGGGGCGGATCGCACAGTCTGTGCCGGTCCTCGACGGGGACGTCGCGTACATCGGGCTCTGCCCGGGCGCCGCGCCCTTTCCCGGCGGCGTGACGTCGTTTGACCTCCGGACCGGGCAGGCGTCGACCCTCGCGACCGTCCCGTACTGGTACAGCGTCTCGCTCGCCCGCGGCCCGTCCGGAACCTGGTACGCGGCGCCGTCCTCGTCTGAGCCGACGGGCCTGTACGAAAGCGCGCAGGGGCTTGGCGCGTGGCACCGGGTTGCGCCGGCGGCGCCGCCCGACGTCCAGGTCATCGCGGATCCCGCACTGGGTTCGGCTAGATCGCCAATGCTTTTCGGCATCGACGGCGACCTGTTTCAGGGCACGGTGGAGGAGAGTGCGGATGGCGGCGCCTCGTGGCGCGTCCTCGCCCGGATACCGCGCCAGACGCCCATCGCCGTCGCGGCGGGCCCCGGCAAGCGCCTCGCCGTGGCCGCGGTGGACGCCTCGGGTGGCAACGGCCCGCTGCACCTGTGGGTGAGCCGGGACGGCGGCCAACATTGGACGGAACTCGGCGCAGCGGATCTGCCCGGTAGCGTGGTGCAGAGCCTGATGCCCTTTGGCCCGTCGGACGCGGCTTTGTCCGTGACGGCCGACGGGTACCTCCTCGCCATTGCGGCGATGCCGAAGGACCTGGAGCTTGCGTCGCGGGACGGGGTGCACTGGTCGACCGTCCGCTCGGTGCCCAATGACGATCTCGCCTTGGCGCCCGCCTTCGACGGGGGAACGGTCTGGTGGCTCGATAACCACTTGATCCGGCCGGGGGGCAAGGCCAACGGGAAGGACACTGGGCCGGTGCTTCAGCCCGTGCTCACGGCGTCGCCTGCCGGCGGGAACGCTGAGCGCACGGTCTCGCTTCCTGAGGGATATGACGCGCTCGCGATGGCCTGGGCGGGATCGCGCGGGATGGTGGTCTGCGCCTCGTCCGCGAACATGGACCCGTCCCGGGGGCTCACGCTTTTTGTCACCTCGGACGGCGGGGCAACGTGGACCGCGCGCCATCTCGCGCCCGGACTTCAGCCGAAGCTTCCCGGCGAGGTCGTCAGTTTGGCGCTTTCGGGCGACGACTTCGGCGCGCTCCTCGCGGATGGCGGCCTGCTCGTGACGCGGGATGGCGGCTGGACGTGGGCATACGCGCCGGGGGGAGGCTGA
- the fabL gene encoding enoyl-[acyl-carrier-protein] reductase FabL, whose amino-acid sequence MAETGRAPRRFEDKVVLVTGSSRGIGRRLAIRFAEEGAHVVVNYFRNGDLAREVVAEIEQMGRRAIAVRANMAQEEKIVALFDEVREVFGRLDVFIHNAASGRNRAALEVDTKGFDWTVDVNARAFLIGAQQAAKLMPEGGAMLAISSFGADRVFPYYLSVGTSKAALEAMVRYFAVELGPRRINVNCISAGAVLTDALGHFPDMDQTLKKLEKKMPYHRMVTPDDVANLALFLCSPEAEMIRGQTVRVDGGVTLVLP is encoded by the coding sequence TTGGCTGAAACAGGGCGGGCGCCTCGGCGCTTTGAAGATAAGGTCGTGCTCGTCACCGGCAGCTCGCGCGGCATCGGCCGCCGGCTCGCCATTCGCTTCGCCGAAGAGGGCGCCCACGTGGTGGTGAATTACTTCCGGAATGGCGATCTCGCCCGCGAAGTCGTGGCCGAGATCGAGCAGATGGGCAGGCGGGCCATCGCCGTGCGCGCCAACATGGCGCAGGAGGAGAAGATTGTCGCCCTGTTTGACGAGGTGCGCGAAGTGTTTGGCCGCCTGGACGTGTTCATCCACAACGCCGCATCGGGCCGCAACCGCGCGGCGCTCGAGGTGGATACGAAGGGCTTTGACTGGACCGTCGACGTGAACGCCCGGGCGTTTCTCATCGGCGCGCAGCAGGCCGCGAAGCTCATGCCTGAGGGCGGCGCCATGCTCGCCATCTCCTCGTTCGGGGCGGATCGCGTGTTTCCGTATTATTTGTCGGTCGGCACGAGCAAGGCCGCGCTCGAGGCGATGGTGCGCTACTTCGCCGTGGAACTCGGACCGCGCCGGATCAACGTGAACTGCATCTCGGCCGGCGCCGTTCTCACGGACGCGCTGGGTCACTTCCCGGACATGGATCAGACGCTGAAGAAGCTCGAGAAGAAGATGCCGTATCACCGCATGGTGACGCCGGACGACGTGGCGAATCTCGCGCTCTTTCTGTGCTCGCCCGAGGCGGAGATGATCCGCGGCCAGACGGTGCGCGTGGACGGCGGCGTGACGCTCGTCCTGCCGTGA
- a CDS encoding beta-ketoacyl-[acyl-carrier-protein] synthase family protein — MADKTRIVVTGMGAVTPFGVGVSTFWENIVAGRSAVRKTEDELLRTWAPVVAAARDFDPAAYLDKKQVQNSDRFTQMGLVAAAEAIRDAGFGDGGAFGPYERDRIGISIGCAFGGVQTLEEGANRLASGRSTRVGPRLVPKSIPNAAAAGIAMRYGIRGPVMTYSTACASSANAIGEASYWLRLGEIDMALVGGAECLFSPAILAGLRAAGALATEGPEDYSAWSRPFDKRRTGMVMGEGAAVLVLETLERALERGATIYGELVGYGTSNDAYHETSPDPSGHGAKLAMERALKSADLAPEDIDYVNAHATATPAGDVAESTALRDMFGPHIDEIPVSSIKGAVGHMLGTAGAIESIACVKALETGWLPPTLNCDDKEEIAPRDVVANQSRRTAIRTALSSSFGFGGQNGVLIWKKAEL, encoded by the coding sequence ATGGCGGACAAGACGCGCATCGTCGTCACCGGAATGGGCGCCGTGACGCCATTCGGGGTCGGGGTTTCGACGTTTTGGGAGAACATCGTCGCCGGCAGATCGGCCGTGCGCAAGACGGAGGACGAACTCTTGCGCACGTGGGCGCCGGTGGTCGCGGCGGCCCGCGACTTCGATCCGGCGGCGTATCTGGATAAGAAGCAGGTGCAAAACAGCGACCGATTCACGCAGATGGGGTTGGTGGCCGCGGCGGAGGCCATTCGGGACGCGGGGTTCGGCGACGGGGGCGCGTTTGGTCCGTATGAGCGGGATCGCATCGGGATTTCCATTGGGTGTGCGTTTGGCGGCGTACAGACGTTGGAAGAGGGGGCAAACCGGCTCGCGTCGGGGCGCTCGACGCGCGTAGGCCCGAGGCTTGTGCCGAAGTCCATTCCCAACGCGGCCGCGGCCGGGATCGCCATGCGCTATGGCATTCGTGGGCCGGTGATGACGTACTCGACCGCGTGCGCCTCCTCCGCCAACGCCATCGGCGAGGCGAGCTACTGGCTGAGGCTCGGCGAGATCGACATGGCGCTGGTAGGCGGCGCGGAGTGCCTGTTCAGCCCGGCCATCCTGGCGGGCCTGCGCGCGGCGGGGGCGCTTGCGACGGAGGGGCCGGAGGACTACAGCGCGTGGTCGCGGCCGTTTGACAAGCGGCGGACCGGCATGGTGATGGGCGAGGGCGCGGCGGTGCTGGTGCTGGAGACGCTGGAGCGGGCCCTTGAGCGCGGCGCCACCATCTACGGCGAACTCGTGGGGTACGGCACGTCGAACGACGCGTACCACGAGACCTCGCCCGATCCATCCGGGCACGGCGCGAAACTCGCCATGGAGCGGGCGCTGAAGAGCGCGGATCTCGCCCCTGAAGACATCGACTACGTGAACGCGCACGCGACGGCGACGCCCGCGGGGGACGTGGCGGAGTCGACGGCGCTTCGCGACATGTTTGGCCCACACATCGACGAGATCCCGGTGAGCTCCATCAAGGGCGCGGTGGGCCACATGCTCGGCACCGCCGGGGCGATTGAGTCCATCGCCTGCGTGAAGGCGCTCGAGACCGGATGGCTGCCGCCCACCTTGAACTGCGACGACAAGGAGGAGATTGCACCGCGCGACGTGGTCGCGAATCAGAGCCGCAGGACGGCCATCCGCACGGCGCTCAGCTCCTCGTTTGGCTTCGGCGGCCAAAACGGCGTGCTCATCTGGAAAAAGGCCGAGCTGTGA
- a CDS encoding PaaI family thioesterase, translating into MGFDYCFACGKDNPHGLHMHFERDGDGVVCHFQTQEHHIGWPNVQHGGITCTLLDEASAYVPFFMGLVTVTAELNISFKKPVHVGERLRVWARPTKVSSRLLVVEAAVEGEDGELKASSTAKMMVLSTEKQKQLGMEGLETRG; encoded by the coding sequence ATGGGGTTCGACTACTGTTTCGCCTGCGGAAAGGACAACCCGCACGGCCTCCACATGCACTTTGAGCGAGACGGAGACGGCGTGGTCTGCCACTTCCAGACGCAGGAACATCATATCGGCTGGCCGAATGTCCAGCACGGCGGGATCACGTGCACGCTGCTCGACGAAGCGTCCGCCTACGTGCCGTTTTTCATGGGGCTCGTGACGGTCACGGCCGAGCTCAACATCTCGTTCAAGAAGCCCGTCCACGTCGGCGAGCGGCTGCGCGTGTGGGCCAGGCCCACCAAGGTCTCGTCGCGGCTTCTGGTGGTGGAAGCGGCGGTGGAAGGCGAGGACGGCGAGCTGAAGGCGTCGTCGACGGCCAAGATGATGGTGCTCAGCACAGAGAAGCAGAAACAACTTGGCATGGAGGGGTTGGAGACGAGAGGATGA
- a CDS encoding acyl-CoA thioesterase translates to MEGFRYHYDLEVRWSEVDAQRIVFNANYLMYLDLAYQEFFRSELGLYDDVPTTVIATSTQTFLKPARWRDKLSIWVRPKRIGNTSVTLEFVMTREGEPIFRAETVYVHVDGNGRPEPIPAFWRERLMAYQEEALA, encoded by the coding sequence ATGGAAGGGTTTCGCTATCATTACGATCTCGAGGTGCGCTGGTCCGAGGTGGACGCGCAGCGCATCGTCTTCAACGCTAACTACCTGATGTACCTCGATCTCGCGTATCAGGAGTTTTTCCGGAGCGAATTGGGGCTCTATGACGACGTGCCCACGACCGTCATTGCCACGTCCACGCAGACCTTTCTCAAACCGGCGCGCTGGCGGGACAAGCTGTCCATCTGGGTGCGGCCGAAGCGCATTGGAAACACGAGCGTGACGCTGGAATTTGTGATGACGCGGGAGGGCGAGCCCATCTTCCGCGCGGAGACGGTGTACGTGCACGTGGATGGGAACGGGCGGCCGGAGCCCATCCCCGCGTTTTGGCGGGAGCGGCTCATGGCGTATCAGGAGGAGGCGCTGGCATGA
- the purU gene encoding formyltetrahydrofolate deformylase, which yields MTSRENRGRLLISCPDRIGIVGAIGQFLASCGANIAESAQHSTAPWGGDFFMRVEFELEDLPNREEALCRDFAKLAEEYQMRWRYHPARKKKRMAIFVSRELHCLQELLWEWQDGLLDADLKMVISNHEDARPLVESLGIPYYYIPVTPENKPEAEAQALALMDGQIDVIVLARYMQILSPSFLEHYPQRIINIHHSFLPAFIGRNPYQRAYQRGVKLIGATAHYVTEELDEGPIIEQDVMRVDHRFTALDLRIAGRQVERAVLSRAVKWHLEDKVIVHGNKTIVFA from the coding sequence ATGACATCCCGGGAGAATCGCGGTCGCCTGCTCATTTCGTGTCCAGATAGAATCGGCATTGTCGGCGCCATCGGCCAGTTTCTCGCCTCGTGCGGGGCGAACATCGCCGAATCTGCGCAGCACTCCACGGCGCCCTGGGGCGGGGACTTCTTCATGCGCGTCGAATTTGAGCTCGAAGACCTGCCCAACCGCGAGGAGGCGCTCTGCCGCGACTTCGCGAAGTTGGCCGAGGAATACCAGATGCGCTGGCGATATCACCCCGCGAGAAAGAAAAAGCGCATGGCCATCTTCGTCTCGCGCGAGCTGCACTGCCTGCAGGAGCTTTTGTGGGAATGGCAGGACGGCCTGCTCGACGCGGATCTCAAGATGGTCATCTCGAATCACGAAGACGCAAGGCCCCTCGTGGAGAGTCTCGGCATTCCCTACTATTACATCCCGGTCACGCCGGAGAACAAGCCGGAGGCCGAGGCCCAAGCGCTCGCGCTCATGGACGGTCAGATCGACGTCATTGTCCTCGCGCGGTACATGCAAATTTTGAGCCCGTCGTTTCTCGAACACTATCCGCAGCGCATCATCAACATCCATCACTCGTTTCTGCCAGCGTTCATCGGGCGAAATCCGTATCAACGGGCGTATCAGCGCGGGGTGAAGCTCATTGGCGCGACGGCCCATTACGTGACCGAGGAACTGGACGAAGGGCCCATCATCGAGCAGGACGTGATGCGGGTGGATCACCGCTTCACCGCCCTCGACCTGCGCATCGCAGGGCGTCAAGTGGAGCGGGCCGTGCTGAGCCGCGCCGTGAAATGGCACCTGGAGGACAAGGTCATCGTCCACGGCAACAAGACCATCGTGTTCGCGTGA